A stretch of DNA from Curtobacterium sp. MCBD17_035:
GGCGGCGGCGAGGTCGGCGAGCTGCAGGGCGGCGCGGTGCACGACGTGCGCCAGCGCCGACCCGTCCGCCCGGGCGGACGGCGTGACCCCGAACCGGGCGAGCATCCCTTCAGCCGCCGTCGCCCCCTGCGCGCCGCCGCCGCGGACGACCGTACGGATCGCCTCCGCGACCGCGGCTCGGACGTCGTCGGGCGCCCCGCTCCCGGCGAGCGTCTCGGCGGTCCGGCCGAGTCCGTCGACGGCGAGGTGGGTGTCGAACAGCAGCCGGTGCAGCGTCTCGGCGGTCGCGCCCGTCGGTCCCGCACCCGGAGCGGCGAGCATGCCGTCGGCGGTGAGCGCGACCTCCTGGAACCGGTCGAGCCGTCGGCGCAGGCGACGGGCGGCCCGGACCCGCTCCCGGGACGCGTCGGGTCCGACCGCGAGCAGGTCGACGGCGGCACGGAGGACGGCGGTCGCCCAGGCGAGCAGGGCACGCCGGGTCCACAGCAGGGACCGGAACGGCATGGGCCGCAGGAACACACCGCGGATCACGACGGTCACCGCGAGGGAACCGGCACCGATGAGTGCCAGACCGGCCACGCTCGCCGCTGGCAACGGGGTCAGGAGCCCGCACAGGTACCCGGAGAACACCACCGCGGCGGCGTCGGTCGCCCACGGTCCCCAGCCCATCGCGGCGAACTGCACGAACAACAGCACCACGATCAGCGCGAGCTCGAGCACGTGGAACCGATCGAGCGCGACGCTCGCGAACAAGGCGACGACGAACGGCACGACCACAGCACCCGTCCGCGCGGCGATGCGCCCGGCACTGACGTCGTTGATGATGAGGCAGCTGATGAAGGCGGGCATCGCCCCGATGAGCACGCCGAGGACGCCGGGCAGGCCGACCGCGGAGGCGAGGGCGAGACCGACCGCCATCCCGGCGGGCACGCACAGCAGGGTCCGCAGCGCGCTCTGGGTCCGGACGAGGCCGACGTCGAGCATGAGGACGCGGTCGACGACCCGCCGTCGGCGACCGGGACGCGCGATCCGCTCGGGTGCGAGCCGGGAGGCCCGGGATCGGTCGGTCGCGCTCGTCACCCGGTGCCGCCTCCTGTCGTGGTCCCCTGGCAATGGTACCGGACCGGAACGACCTTCAGTGCGGCGCCGGGACCGGCCCGAGCAGGGCCGCCGCGATCGTCCGGGCGGCGGAGTCCCGGGAGGACGGGTGGTACTGCCCCGCGCGGACGTCCCGCGCCAGCCGCGCGAGTTCCGCCCCGGCCCGGTACGCGCCCCCGCCGACGACGCGCATGGCCTCGTCGACGACGTGAGCCGCGGTGTCGACGGAGCGCGCCTTCGTGCCGACGAGCAGCGGGAACCACCGGGGTCCGTGGTCGACGAGGTCGTCGACGTCCCGCGTCAACGCATCGATCTGCAGGACCACCGCGTCCACCGCGCCCTGCGCATCGGCCAACGCCCGACGGACGTCCGGATCGGACGACCGGGGCGAGCCGTCGAGCGCGGTCCGTCGCCCGACGCCCTCGACGGCGAGGGCCAGCGCCCGCTCGGCGATGCCGGCGTAGACCGCGGCGACGAGCAGTTCGAACGCCGCGAAGATCCCGAAGACCAACGGGTCCGCGGAGGGCCCGACGGGCAGCACGCGGACGATCCGGTCGGCGGGCACGTGGACGCCGTCGAGCTCGGTGGCGTCGCTCCGCGTGGCCCGCATGCCGAGCGTGTCCCAGTCCCCGAGCGCGCGGTGCCCGGGCTGCTCCCGCTCGACGAACCCGTGCACGAGCACCGGGGCGCCCGGGTCGCTGTCGTCCCGGCCGAACACGCTGAGCAGGTCCCACGCCGGCGCGAGGGACACCGTCGACTTCCGACCGGTGAACCGCCATCCCCCGGCACCGTCGGACTCGGCACGCGTCGTCGAGTCGAACAGGACCGCGTCGTTCCCCGCC
This window harbors:
- a CDS encoding acyl-CoA dehydrogenase family protein; translated protein: MTDTTASSPGWELDDALLARIAARAPGYDRDGRFCTEDLAELRDAGYLRVGVPVGSGGGGLGLRDTARIQRRLAAAAPATALGLGMHQVWVQAARAVGARGESFLQIVTDAAAADRLLAFGVSEAGNDAVLFDSTTRAESDGAGGWRFTGRKSTVSLAPAWDLLSVFGRDDSDPGAPVLVHGFVEREQPGHRALGDWDTLGMRATRSDATELDGVHVPADRIVRVLPVGPSADPLVFGIFAAFELLVAAVYAGIAERALALAVEGVGRRTALDGSPRSSDPDVRRALADAQGAVDAVVLQIDALTRDVDDLVDHGPRWFPLLVGTKARSVDTAAHVVDEAMRVVGGGAYRAGAELARLARDVRAGQYHPSSRDSAARTIAAALLGPVPAPH